The following DNA comes from Clupea harengus chromosome 9, Ch_v2.0.2, whole genome shotgun sequence.
CACCCGAAGCAGTCTATGTAACTGTTGCCATTGGAAttctaatttatttatttgcactgTGTTCTAATTTGCTTCTTTTAGGAATCATAGCTGTCAATGCACATCTGCATCAGCCAATGTACCTATTATTGTTCAGTTTATCTTTCAATGACATTATAGGTGTGAGTGCCATGATTCCACCGGTTGTCTATAACCTGATGAcagaacagagacacacaagttTCCTTTCATGTCTGTTTCAAGCCTTATGTATACACTGGTATGGGGGTGCTACTTACCTCATTTTGTCAGCAATGGCTTTTGATAGATACATAGCAATATGCCACCCTTTAagatatcatgcaattatgtcCAAAACTACTGTCAAATATATCTTTATGTTATGCTGGTTAATTAATTTTCTTCTGGTGGGGTCTGTATTTGGGCTCACCTTGCGTTACCCATTTTGCTCAACACATGTCTCTAATTTCTACTGTGACAATATGTCAATCCTCAGGATGACTTGTGCAAAGGACATTACCATAAACAATCTTTACGGTTTATTTATCACAGGCTTTTATCATGGACTTGGTCTGTTTTCAATTGTATTTTCTTATACATTTATTCTAATTGCATGTTTCAGAAATAAGGACTCTGATGCTAGGTCAAAGGCTTTGTATACCTGTGCAACCCACTTCCTTGTGTTTGTGGTCTATGAATGCTCTGCTGTCGTAATTGTTCTTGTATACAGAATTCCTCAAAGCCCTTTAAATCTGAAGAAGTTCATGGCAATGTCATTTGTAGTATTTCCTTCCTGTCTCAATCCAATCATATATGGAGCTAAAACTCAAGAGATCAAGCAGAAGATAAAACAGATATACAACTACAAAATATTTCACAGAAGTGCTTTGGGAAAACCAAGACTGAACAAAGTGAAAACAATTGCTGAATGAGCAtcagaaaacaaatgaaagccTACCCCATGAATGTTAACACTCTACTTTCAATTTCTAGAAGTTGTATCATTCTGTGAAGCGTGAATATCATACTCAGTTTGTACAGTATATGACTATATTAGTAAGATTGTACTTAAAAAACGTTATAACTTTGACGTGATAACTTTTAATTTCACATGTGATGTGTTAATCCTCCCCTAGCTATGGAGGGTAATAAAGCCATTGCTTATACCCAATTAAAGGGTTGCAGGTTAACCCCTAGCCAAAGTCAGTACCCATTTACAGCTGGATGGAATGAGATGACGCAGATAAAGTGCCTTGTCCAAGGACACAATGTGCAACACCAAGTGATTCGAACCTGGAATTCAACTTGCGACCCTTCAATTGCCAGCCCAACCCATTAGACCACAGAGCTACACACTCTGATAACATGTTATGTTATCAGGATATAAaagtgtgtgaaaatgtatcTTTTGTATAGAGATTATGGTATACTGTATACAAGTGTTTCTCAAGATGCTATGCTTCTGATGGAAAAGGTGTCTCCTGTAAAAACTACTGTGATGTGCATAATAGGAAGGACCATGTATACTGTGTGATAACGGCACCATATATTGTCCTGTTTCCTTAAAATAGTCTGAGTTCCACTGAGGgaattttaaacttcatgtcaGAGAAGTCAGTGCCCATGCCCACGTGTCTCTGATTTCTAAGTCATTTCTTACTACAACTGGAAATTAAATTAAGTAACAGGTTTGTGCACCAAAATGCAGTTTTACTTTAGGCATGACCTGGATCTACCATGAGGATAGCACTCGCAATCATTGTACTTTCATTAACTATTCAGATATCTTGCTTTATcttattttaatttgatttgacAAAGTGTACTTTGATTAAATATTTAGCAATTCAAATATTAACTTCATGTAAAGCAAAGTAAAGACTTAAAATGCACAAATGTCATCGTGCTGGTCATCTTGTCATCACTTGTACTCTACATGACATTATAGTTTGAAAGGAGCAAGCAAGATTTATTTTACATGATAACTTACAATTCCAAAGCCAAACAGAACAATTACCAACATTACATCTGGTAGTAAGGTACAGGCATGTACAGCCCTCCCAAATAAAGCTAAGTAAATCAAAAAATATAGGCCTAGTAATAAAAAGCACACATCTGGatctgtatgcatatgtgtgcaggGGTATACCTGAATTAAAACATTAAGCTCCAAATAGCTACAATGTAAAAAAGAATATCATCATTATTGGTACcccttttttatttaaaaatgaacGCGAGTCATACAGTTTGATCAAATTCAAAGGTATTTTGCCTGCGATCAAAACAAAGAGATTGCCAAGAAAAATAATAGAAAACTAAAattttccctcacacacatacatgcacactgaaAGGAATGCAGACCgcatacattaaaaaaaattatgaacaAACCTCATTTCAAAATCTTCCAaacttcaaaatcatttcatttatatagccTATTCATATTGAGGTAAACAATGTTCTTAGCCCTATGAATAGAagattattatttgtattgttctTTAACTCAAAATGTGGGTACAAAGTATAAGATGCCTAACAGTAAGCATCTGTCTGTGCCTAAAAGGGACCACTATCTGCGGTCACCATATCATAAACAATGATTCAAAATTTGAAATACACTGAGCCAGTGGGTGTAATAGTATTGTTGTCATGTATCATGACTACATAGTACATCACAAAATCAATCAATCCTTTCGGAGTTACAGAGCACACATTCAAAAGTTCTGCAAGGCTTAGGAAGAACAGCCAGTGTTAAAGCCATAATCTTTGAGCAGAAACTGcagtatttacatttagcaACACATGATTTCAAATTATATTGATTGCTTAATCCAGCACTGTCAATTCATTTATGATGAGAAATGCCAAACACGTTTGTGAAGAACTCTGTGGTTGCAGTCAGTAGGAGTGGACAGGAGTCACTGACAATAATGGAGATCACCTCTCTCCTTGTTTGTCCACAGTTGTTGCCAGTAAAGACTGACTTCCATCTGAACCCGACCCTCTTGTTCTCCACTACCCTTTGCCATGGCATACCTGATTGCAACAACTCATGTTAACCTGTCAACAAACAAatgcaggagaaaaaaaagcaatgttAGAACTCTTCCAATTGCAAAAAATCCAGAATTTCCCAAATCAGGATGAACACATTTACAGCACAAGCTCCCATGATGTCTGATTTAAAAATCctgccacagaacacacacataaaaacacaccatgAAAGCAATACTAAAATTAtcccaacaaagaaataaaatctAGTGAGCCAGTAGCTGCCTTTTGTTTTTAGTAGTGAGGGCAGGATATCAAGTACTAAACTTTACAAAAGTCTGCCCTCAAAAGCATTCTATTTCCAAGTCTGTCAACTGTTAAAATATACAGCCAAAAGGTTTTAAACATTTACAGATCAATATACATAAAAACCTTAGCCCTCATAGGTCTTTACAAAACCAAAACAGGacaaagaaatgaatgaatcagtcaatcaattTTTCGTAAAAAACATGCAAACCTGAGTACATGTGCATGACACTGAGCgtgtgtgaggaagggagagagagagagagtgtgtgtgagggagggagagagagagagagtgtgtgtgagggagggagagagagagagtgtgtgtgaggaagggagagagagagagagtgtgtgtgagggagggagagagagagagagtgtgtgtgagggagggagagagagagagtgtgtgtgaggaagggagagagagagagagtgtgtgaggaagggagagaaagagtgtgagggacggagagaaagagaaagacagagagagagagagagagagtgtgtgagagtgagtgagtgagtgcgagagagaaatTAAGTTGAAATGTTCTGCTGAACTGTATGATGTCTTGTGGAGTGTGACTATATTAAAGCCACTGATGTTGAATGCACCTGAGGCTGGATGATCAGGGACATTTTCTTCAGCCTCGCTCTGATGTGGCTCTGTGGTGGGGGACGCCTCATCCTCAATGGTGGGGGACGCCTCATCCTCAGTGGTGGGGGACGCCTCATCCTCAGCGTTAGGTAAAGCatctgttcatttgtttttttttgtacaaaaaattattatttgacATGAAGCCCAGATATCAGTTGCATTTTGCATAAATACCGTAATTTCCAGACAATTATACATCGATTTTAATGCTTGCTATCTCTagtttagggaaccatcttaacagttggtagttgctagaatgtgtaatatgaacccattttaatatgaagtgaataagAACTCATGtgaatatgaagctgcacaggcaccttTTTAGGTTTTTAACTCTCCTTACTCTCTTGTGCTTTGGGAACCATCttcacagttggcagctgctagtaTGTGTTAATAAGGAATTCATGTTAACATGAACTCGTGTtcaaagctgcacaggcacccattgCGGTTTCTACCCTTTCCTATTATATATTttgaggagactgtaacatcagctagataactagccaTCATGCCATGAAACCTGATTTGAACAACGTTGAATTTCTCAAAAGAGTgcgactgagaaaaaaaaacatggtggaccaaactctgtagatggtgTAGGTAAGGGATCCGccgtatttccgctgggatcgGTATTAAAACCGGAAGTGAGTATGTAATTCCAACAAGTGATCACACCCTTTGTGTAAAATATGCGAATGTCAGCACATTTGATTCTAGAAGAAAAGCCTGTGGTAACAGCAAGTAACGAACTAGTCAGTTGGCGAGCAACTGgatagctaacaagctagctagaTCTAGAGTTTAGGGGTGATGTGCTCTGAGTGCAAAAACAAGATGCAAACTatcaaattcatttttacacatgtaaataatttagagctgtgaaaaataacgcgttaacgcgttatggttaaattacaggattaatgcgTAAAAAAATTTTTACGCATTTAACTCATGCGCAGAATGAGCTTcaaatatacccacaattccactcaatctgcactagtcgctgtttctaatgcagtcagacggcagctgctatccaaacaaacaaacaacatggataattctgatgaacctgaggactttctggatgggaagttcgtgttccaaaaaaacaaagatggaacattcaataaaaccaaagtgatatgtacactctgcgggaagacgttatcgtttcacagtagcaaatgcgttggtcggcgaggggagttcaagtggaatgcgccaaaccaccctcacttaacaacgtaggcccctgagtaaatctgcctgtgacaagttgactagcactgttgccaaatggattgcaaaaagctgtagaccgattcatattgttgaggacgaggggttcaccgaagttttgcgagcATCAAAGCAAcgcaaagacgcacaataatgacaaaaatccacgagctgtatgatgctgaaaagaaaaaaaaggaaaatgacttggctgctacgaaacatgtgGCACTGACAGAGGATCactcaggggcgtaactatagggggtgcagcaggtgcggctgcacctgggcccgtggggtgtcggggcccgtagccgggcccaaagataTACATGCGTCGCTCGACGGGCCCCCCTCCAAGTTCGTCGCTCGACAGGCCCACTGTCTGTAAAGCGTCAAATTTTCTCagatatgcttatgttaataTGCGCTATTTTTAAAAAGACggcagtgtcaaatgctatatatacgcttgaaaaggcaaacttatctcagtcatggttgttattattttttggggaaaagtagcaatttagtcttcttataacaaaatcatatgcttatcctacatacactatagaaactatcaaacaAACTATCaaaagttcttattttctttggtatttttgtgattagcaatgatgattgctgggtaatatgtatgttgttgtccaatgtcaagtctctatttgatcatgtgacaatacaatacgctatagttaaaccaattcgaaGGTCTGATAAGCTAGTAATTAGgtcctagttcattgagcacagcacaactttactcgtaacaatgccttttaagcacaagagtggaagtagaaaagggcaagagaaaaaagaacaggaggagaaggcggcaaagctgcctaaattagattatttgggctttttaactagcccgtcaacgaggcagcagtgcagcagttcagctgggattagcatcgctgtttctgccctcagtggtgtgtcagcaaccatgcaacaggtaacctacgGCTACTGTGAtagatacagtgccctccacaattattggcacccttagtgaatgtgaccaaaacacgctatgaaaaaatatgtctttgatGTTTATCCTCTCGGTCTTTCActtaaaatattcacaaaaatcttaccttttcattgaagtacaattattgaaataatacttttttttttacattaaataaaatatttttctcctcttttcaacaatagacagccttataaatcctgcacctaaagtagatgatagtctcttttccacctccaaatgtgaggaatttgcagcattcttcagagataagataacgaacattaggaaaaatattgctcaagaaattccaaatgtcttgttttctgatccccttccaccatgctgtaacagtatgagcttttttgcactggctgatatagaaatgctgagcaaaatagtgtcacaactgaagccgtctacatgccctcttgatccccttcccaccaaattttttaagaccatctttgactctgtgtctaaggacattctagccattataaactgttccctgcttacaggtattttcccatcagaacttaaaactgccctggtgagacccctcctgaagaaaagcaatttagactcttcagttctaaacaattttagacccatctctaaccttccctttctaagcaaaatcctggaaaaaaattgtctttaaacagttaaataatttcctagatgctaactgtgcatttgacaccttccaatctggttttcgctccaatcatagcacagaaacggcattagtcaaggttgtaaatgatctcaggattaatgctgactccaaaaaactatctgtcttggcccttctggatctgagcgcagcctttgatactgttgatcacaatatccttattgatagacttgaaaattgggttggcctcactggtccggtcctaaactggtttaggacctatctaactggccgggaatactttgtcgccctcggagaccacagctcaaaaaacatttgtatgacctgtggggtccctcaaggatccattttagggcccttacttttcagtctatacatgctaccccttggtagtgtaattaggaggcacaacatcgactatcatagctatgcagatgacacccagctctatatttctgtaacacccaacaactacagctctattgattgtttggtaaattgcatttctgatataaatgtatggatgtcacaaaactttctccagctaaaccaagataaaacagaggtattagtcattggtgaaaaaaacgagagagagaaactaactgcacacttaaaaacactagcacttaacaccaagcaccaagccagaaacctaggcgtcatacttgactcagatctcaattttgaaacccatatcaaaaatataattaaaacatctttttatcacttaagaaacattgctaaggtgcaaccgtttctcgctcaggctgacaccgaaagactgatgcacgcgtttatcacgagcaggctagactactgtaactcgcttttgtctggtctaccaaaaaaagccattagtcaactacaaacaatacagaatgcagcagcgcgagtcctcactaaaacaagacggagagcgcacatcacaccagtattaaaatcactgcactggctacctgttagttttagaatagatttcaaggttctcctactagtctataaatcactccatagtcatgcacctgaatatataacagacatgctctcaaggtacacacccagtagatccctgaggtcctccggcactgaacttctaacagttccaaaagccaggacaaagagacatggggaagcagcttttagtttctatgcccccaacctttggaacactctgccagaatacctaagaatggccgaaacggttgaaacctttaaacatgcacttaagacatacctctttgatctcgcttatcactcactgtaaaatgtatttaacatttatggaacatttatttatttacttatttctgtctcttttcaagtatttgtaccccccccccccccagcagctgtctcttagtttgacgataactgtgctgagcagtcctttatggtgccagtgcggttagtacgtaatttcctgttcatttatctctggcaaaatctgtgtctttttataagtgttttgtaacttgtaaaatgtatttatttaacattaatgtaacatttatttatttatttacttatctgtgtctctttacaagtgtttgtaacccccccccccccagcagcttagtttgacgatgaccgtgctgagtagtcctttacggtggcagtgcggttagtacgttttattttattttattcgtttatctcttgaaaatctgtgtgttttatacaagtgtaaccccccccccccccttttctttcctactgtgaggcgcattgtgttacttccttgtatgaaatgcgccgtacaaataaagtttgatttgatttgatttgatttgaaaacatgggtgccacaattattggcacccctagaaaatcttacaattaaaatctaactgaagtatattaccagtcatgttttacatttttaagttctcctgtttgattaggaactctttagtggtcaaccatgacttcctgtttcactcgggtataaatatgaggtgacacaggccaaatacccttagtcattcatcaagatgggaaagacaaaagaacacagtgtcgaacaaaaagttgttgagctgcagaaatccggaaaaggatataagaaaatatcttaacagttgaaaatacccatttccacaatcagggcaatagttaagaagttcaaagcgacaggagatgtaaggaatcagcctggaagaggacctatctgtaaattgaccccacgcaccgtgaggaggatggttcgactggcaaaagaatctccaaggatcacagctggagaattgcagaggtaaattgagtcctggggtcagaaagtctccagaactaccatcagacgccacccccatcaccacaagttgttttggagggttgccagaaaaaagcctctgctgtcaatcaacaacaaactaaagcgcctacagtttgccaaatgtaagtcagactttcaatgggaccgacttatatggtcagatgagaccaaaataaagctttttggcaacaaacatcaaaggtgggtttggcgtagacagaaagatagccatacagaaaagcacctcatacccactatgaagtatggtggcggatctttgatgttgcggggctgtttttcttccaaaggccctcgacatcttgttaggatacatggtatcattgactccatcaaataccagcagatattaaatgaaaacctaacagccctctctaggaagcttaaaatgggccgtgtttggaccttccagcaggacaatgatccgaagcacacctcaaaatcaacacaaaaattgttcaccgaccgcagaataaaggtttttgccatggccatcacagtcccccgacttaaaccccatagaaaatctgtgggaagagctgaagccgagtatacaagcgttgacctaagaatttgaaggatctggagagatactgtatgtaggaatagtctcagatcccgtgccatgtgttcaccaacctcatcacgcattatagaagaagactcagagctgttatcttggcaaagggagactgctcaaaacattaaattaaggggtgccaataattgtggcacacctgttttggagaataatatttatttaatgtcaacatttttttttctttcaataattttacttcaatgaaaaggtaagatttttgtgaatattttgagtgaaagaccaagaggataaacagcaaagacagattttttcatagcctgttttggtcacattcactaagggtgccaataattgtggagggcactgtatacatttcaagacaaggtatagcctacatacattatggtagggcaggattactaggctacaagttgggtaaatagtggtcgctattattattgctttctaaaaaaaattacagcatacaaacacctttgattagcgttttttagacgcggttccGGAAGTAGGGAAGGCTAcgatttattattttttatttttttattttagcgttcactaggggggcccgtaataatatcttgcacctgggcccgtcgttactacgttacgccactgggaTCACTGGACCTCTGAGTAAcaataactacctgggtgtaactgcacatctaaatcaccaacgaatggaagttaaagtcatttacactaacgtgcatgtaaacagaagagcgccactttgcagaggcatgtgcagaatagttccaaactgttgcaagcaattgggcaattgaagacaaaacaaccactagggcctttagaggcattagattgtgtcatggtgtggttaatggttgtatgacaaaaaagagaaacattttcagccctcctataaaaacaatggctaagaagcccaaatcatttctgtttgatttaaaaagaaaagaaaaatgttttattcaaccatacaatggctaagaagcccgaattctgtttaggatgaagattatattaatgttccatatggaatagcaaagatgactgctaaagaactgctgagatgcaaaaaaagaaaacatgttaaatgtatatatccgtcttttgtcataaatctttttgttctcacaaaaatatagaGAGACaattggtaatatgtgattaatcatgattaatccacagaaacctgtgattaatttgattaaaaattgtaatcatttcacagccctaaaaTAATTATAAAGTCTTCTTATCAGTGCTATTCAGTACACCACATACCGCAGCAAATTACAAGTGCATAAATTAAACTGAATTAAGTACTCACTTCCGGTTTTAATACcgatcccagcggaaatacAGATCCCTTACCTacagatggtcgtatttgtacataaaagtagtttgtttgaccttttttttgcttttttgagAAATCGATATTTAACGtccattcccacacaacaccataacactaaTTAAATGCATGGTTTtcatttttgcttgaaatgcccactCCATACAACTTTGAAATGGCTAGTAGCGCCCAACTTCAACTATGTGGCATTTAGTTTTACGTGACAGGATGAGGTGGCATTGAATAACCGGGTGCGGTCcatacacaggtttgttttataaatgtaCATAAAATACTGTGATGCGGTTCATATACGGCGTGGTTTATAGTTGGGAAAACACAGTAGTAAACCAATAGGGGGGTTGTGGGAAAGGAACAGACATTCTTACCCTTTGATGACTCAGGTGTCTGTGCAGTTGGGTCATTAGTCTGCTCTTCCCTGAGTGGCTCGGAAGAATCTGACTGCTGGCTCGCCGATTCTGCAGATGCTTCAGTCGTTTTATCCACCACCTCTACAGTGACTGAGTCCTCTATTAAAGAacagacacatttaaaatatgttttttttttttcaaagaacaTGTATGTTGTCTAAATGTGGATAGTACATCCCATATGAACGGACACAGAGATGCCTTCTCGACTCTGCCAAGCCCTGCAACTCAGCCACCAGGTAACTGACCACTTCAGCTGTGGCTAAGTGCAAATGTTCTTCTACTTGGACCCCAATGACGACTACTACTTACATCTataattattctctctcttgtatACCTTCaataaaagtgtttgtgtggccaGAGGGGTCCTTAATCCTATTCTAAGATGTCACAAACTCACCTCAGTGTGGCACTATAAACAGCAGATTTA
Coding sequences within:
- the LOC116221780 gene encoding olfactory receptor 52D1-like → MMDNITVSVFVSVFTKGSFDLAPEAVYVTVAIGILIYLFALCSNLLLLGIIAVNAHLHQPMYLLLFSLSFNDIIGVSAMIPPVVYNLMTEQRHTSFLSCLFQALCIHWYGGATYLILSAMAFDRYIAICHPLRYHAIMSKTTVKYIFMLCWLINFLLVGSVFGLTLRYPFCSTHVSNFYCDNMSILRMTCAKDITINNLYGLFITGFYHGLGLFSIVFSYTFILIACFRNKDSDARSKALYTCATHFLVFVVYECSAVVIVLVYRIPQSPLNLKKFMAMSFVVFPSCLNPIIYGAKTQEIKQKIKQIYNYKIFHRSALGKPRLNKVKTIAE